A part of Streptomyces sp. NBC_01210 genomic DNA contains:
- a CDS encoding pyridoxal phosphate-dependent aminotransferase — translation MSTMTGREPGPRPLLNRRLAEFGTTIFAEMSALAVRTGSINLGQGFPDTDGPEEIREAAVRALRDGRGNQYPPGPGVPELRTAITDHQQRRYGLSYDPDTEVLVTAGATEAIAAALLALVEPGDEVIALEPYYDSYAACIALAGGTRVPVTLRPRDGSYHLDLDELRDAITDRTRLILLNTPHNPTGTVLTREELASIAALAVERDLLVVTDEVYEHLAFDGEHVPIVSFPGMRERTVTISSAGKTFSFTGWKVGWLTASPELVTAVRSAKQFLTYVSAGPFQYAVAEALRLPDTYFEDLRDGLRAKRDLLSAGLVDAGFEVYRPAGTYFVTTDIRSLGENDGFAFCRALPERCGVVAIPNAVFYDHRDQGAPFVRFAFCKRESVLQEAVTRLKGLSNG, via the coding sequence ATGTCGACCATGACTGGACGCGAACCCGGACCACGACCGCTGCTCAACCGCCGGCTGGCGGAATTCGGCACGACGATCTTCGCGGAGATGTCGGCGCTGGCCGTACGGACCGGGTCGATCAACCTCGGCCAGGGCTTCCCCGACACGGACGGCCCCGAGGAGATCAGGGAGGCGGCGGTACGGGCGCTGCGCGACGGCCGTGGCAACCAGTACCCGCCGGGTCCCGGGGTCCCCGAGCTGCGCACCGCGATCACCGACCACCAGCAGCGGCGGTACGGCCTGTCGTACGACCCCGACACGGAGGTCCTGGTCACGGCGGGGGCGACGGAGGCGATCGCGGCGGCGCTGCTCGCGCTGGTGGAGCCGGGCGACGAGGTCATCGCGCTGGAGCCTTACTACGACTCGTACGCCGCGTGCATCGCGCTGGCGGGCGGGACGCGGGTACCGGTGACGCTGCGGCCGCGGGACGGCTCGTACCACCTCGACCTGGACGAACTGCGGGACGCGATCACCGACCGGACCCGGCTGATCCTGCTCAACACGCCGCACAATCCGACCGGCACGGTGCTCACGCGCGAGGAGCTGGCGTCGATCGCCGCACTCGCCGTCGAGCGTGATCTGCTCGTCGTCACCGACGAGGTGTACGAGCATCTCGCCTTCGACGGCGAGCACGTCCCGATCGTTTCCTTCCCCGGGATGCGCGAGCGCACGGTGACCATCTCCTCGGCCGGCAAGACGTTCTCGTTCACCGGCTGGAAGGTCGGCTGGCTGACGGCGTCGCCCGAGCTGGTCACGGCGGTCCGGTCGGCGAAGCAGTTCCTGACGTACGTGTCGGCGGGGCCGTTCCAGTACGCGGTGGCCGAGGCGCTACGGCTGCCGGACACGTACTTCGAGGACCTGCGGGACGGTCTGCGGGCCAAGCGGGATCTGCTGAGCGCGGGTCTGGTGGATGCCGGCTTCGAGGTCTACCGCCCGGCGGGCACGTACTTCGTCACCACCGACATCCGGTCCCTGGGCGAGAACGACGGCTTCGCCTTCTGCCGGGCGCTGCCGGAACGGTGCGGGGTCGTCGCCATCCCGAACGCGGTCTTCTACGACCACCGCGACCAGGGCGCGCCGTTCGTCCGATTCGCGTTCTGCAAGCGTGAGTCGGTGCTCCAGGAGGCCGTGACCCGCCTGAAGGGGCTCAGTAACGGCTGA